One Desulfobacterales bacterium genomic region harbors:
- a CDS encoding formylglycine-generating enzyme family protein → MKNFQVNIFFLFLIFILNGCEGNPCKIKEPALDMTFIYIEPGKFIMGSPEGELGRENNETPHDIYISKGFYIQTTEVTQKQWKAIMGTNPASFQYRSNENNPVENVSWEEVQIFIDKLNLMGTGKYRLPTEAEWEYAARAGSSTGFANGDIIDISNDDPNLEVIGWYLGNAIKEPEIDENADETEEPVDPTSNQGLQVEDEFSGATHPVAKKQPNGFGLYDMHGNVWEWCQDWYDTAYYSYTEPINPKGPVSGTYKIVRGGCWCNFAKLCRSAYRSYYLPVGRSSCIGFRLVREVE, encoded by the coding sequence ATGAAAAATTTCCAGGTAAATATTTTTTTTCTTTTTTTAATTTTTATATTGAATGGATGTGAAGGAAACCCATGTAAAATAAAAGAGCCAGCGCTTGATATGACTTTTATATATATCGAGCCCGGAAAATTTATTATGGGAAGCCCTGAAGGGGAATTAGGAAGAGAAAATAATGAAACTCCCCACGACATATATATATCTAAGGGTTTTTATATACAAACAACAGAAGTTACCCAAAAACAGTGGAAAGCTATTATGGGAACAAATCCTGCGTCCTTTCAATATAGAAGCAATGAAAATAACCCTGTTGAAAATGTATCGTGGGAAGAAGTTCAAATATTTATAGATAAGTTAAATTTAATGGGAACTGGGAAATATCGTCTTCCAACTGAAGCTGAATGGGAATATGCTGCGCGAGCTGGAAGTTCTACAGGTTTTGCTAACGGAGATATAATTGATATTAGCAACGATGATCCTAATCTTGAAGTTATAGGATGGTATCTTGGGAATGCTATAAAAGAACCTGAAATTGATGAAAACGCAGATGAAACAGAAGAACCGGTTGATCCAACGTCAAATCAAGGACTTCAGGTTGAAGATGAATTTTCTGGAGCAACTCACCCTGTAGCTAAGAAACAACCAAATGGTTTTGGTCTGTATGATATGCATGGTAATGTCTGGGAATGGTGTCAGGATTGGTATGATACAGCTTATTATTCATACACAGAGCCTATTAATCCAAAAGGTCCTGTTTCAGGAACTTATAAGATAGTAAGAGGCGGATGTTGGTGTAATTTTGCTAAATTATGCCGTTCTGCCTATAGATCTTATTATTTGCCAGTCGGTCGTTCAAGCTGTATAGGTTTTAGGCTTGTAAGGGAAGTAGAATAA
- a CDS encoding efflux RND transporter periplasmic adaptor subunit: protein MRINIFIKPFITILFFILMLPSIIFSQPKVFVVGDSKPEIPPLLVSKAENEAKLIGYTHANKTLIISAEVMGKIIKINYDIGDVIKDRPFIEIDTTFIDFEIERAKNSQKTLQLKLENANSQINYINKEYQRIETLYKSQRASEVQIESSRQGLEQAQIAFQTLSQEGEILKITLRELEERKKRFRITAPSGYIVTDRFVEEGNIIQPGIMLAKVSDFQKLVVPISVTNEEMIAITSLPENFKGELDGKPVKLNVDWINPKFDELTRKLAVKLVIKDYNGLRRGGLKLLLPLKVKSEGLLIPKAAILNRYANPKVKIKKTGVSVPVLILGEEGDDIVVVEDQRLQPGIELLPAPTN from the coding sequence ATGCGCATAAATATCTTTATAAAACCGTTTATCACAATTTTATTTTTCATTTTAATGCTTCCCAGTATAATTTTTTCTCAACCAAAAGTGTTTGTTGTTGGTGATTCTAAGCCTGAAATCCCACCTTTGCTTGTTTCTAAAGCAGAAAATGAAGCAAAGCTAATCGGTTATACCCATGCTAATAAAACATTAATAATTTCTGCCGAAGTAATGGGAAAAATAATAAAAATAAACTATGACATTGGAGACGTAATAAAAGACAGGCCTTTCATAGAAATAGACACCACTTTTATTGATTTTGAAATAGAACGGGCAAAAAATTCCCAAAAAACCCTTCAGCTCAAGCTTGAAAATGCTAACTCCCAAATAAATTATATTAATAAAGAATACCAAAGAATTGAAACCCTTTATAAATCACAAAGAGCTAGCGAAGTCCAGATTGAAAGTTCCCGCCAAGGCTTGGAACAGGCTCAAATAGCCTTTCAAACTTTAAGTCAAGAAGGCGAAATTTTAAAAATAACCTTACGCGAGCTTGAAGAAAGAAAAAAAAGATTCAGAATTACAGCACCGTCAGGTTATATTGTGACTGACCGTTTTGTTGAAGAAGGCAATATTATCCAACCTGGAATAATGCTTGCTAAGGTATCAGACTTTCAAAAATTAGTTGTCCCTATATCTGTAACAAATGAAGAAATGATTGCTATAACATCCTTACCAGAAAACTTCAAAGGCGAACTCGATGGAAAACCCGTAAAGCTCAATGTTGATTGGATAAATCCCAAATTTGATGAACTTACAAGAAAACTCGCTGTAAAATTAGTCATAAAAGATTATAACGGATTACGACGAGGAGGTCTTAAATTATTGCTTCCTTTAAAAGTCAAGTCTGAAGGTCTTTTAATTCCAAAAGCAGCAATATTAAATCGTTATGCTAACCCAAAAGTCAAAATAAAAAAAACAGGGGTTTCTGTTCCTGTTTTAATACTTGGGGAAGAAGGCGATGATATTGTAGTTGTTGAAGATCAAAGGCTTCAACCCGGCATTGAACTTTTGCCCGCTCCTACAAACTAA
- a CDS encoding type 2 lantipeptide synthetase LanM family protein: MFEEIIKKSSTLLERLYFQPYSRDEAFQIIEKWKNAFSKGDIKTFKKRLSWDGLTEEALIDALSSTKEIGKMPEWIEVFKKAIDIFPEAVNMYHNEINPGFFLEKETIVFPELIFSFFKIAKDDLIKKVGNGIKILSEDAWNSICFQLFKEMSGISELALYEYFEIFRNSKKDCSYNDFIGNFFNEGYKKFFLEFSVLARQLCRLAETWSDSYSEFLIRLNNDIEFIEKIFSKDIPLGIISRLETGLSDRHANGRRVIILTFLSGTKIVYKPRDIGQEYTFNAFINFAEKKGLQNIPPSLKILSYKGYGWVEYIKQSSCKSESEIEDYYKKAGVLLGLTYVFCGNDCHMDNVIATEKGPFLIDIESFFQPLTINVVDGIDKTAIDKAKEQIDASVLNTGLLTYSEPDNEGKFHDASGFRGRGGHLCYNKKRQWINPNTAEMTLEYESTKVKSMQNIAMLNGDIKKAEDYGNLIVEGFEESYNFFLKNRNELLSENSFLNNFGNSEVRLIFRPTDHYALFLHAITTPRFQKDGIDASFIIESMARIFQFSPQRPLLWPLFIQERSSLENLDIPRFTVQADKKEIISSSGEIVSGYVSASGIDRVMAKIKSLDNIDLNRQVELIQSILFDVEDDHAKSSGSYGAMKPISYKKTESLSDEDILNYSKFIADQIIERAIKGADGTATWIAPAYIKPEQQSDRGISYYLYDGVCGIALFLASMAKITQESKYSNMAYSACMPVIKAIESGIVNRLIEHESIGVCNGLSSIIYSLAYIYRLLKDDRYLKIAQQIAPLITEERIKNDKRLDIEGGSAGAIIGLLSLYELDNNSAYIEKANICAKHLISKSKLINAYQRGWPNNEGVMLAGMAHGASGIAMALLRLFKVVLDEELLNVAKQVLNYERSLFSEKKLNWPVLHKTSDGQIDSSMFMSAWCHGSAGICLTRLDALDVFKQDELLKEDINNAIENILNFGFAPVDHLCCGNIGRAESLFYAGQVLNAPDISEKARKIITIAIERAKEKGFWGLRLKVWENRCFQPGFFRGLSGIGHSMLRIAYPDLLPSVLNFK, translated from the coding sequence ATGTTTGAAGAAATTATTAAAAAATCGAGTACATTGTTGGAACGCCTTTATTTTCAGCCTTACTCAAGGGATGAGGCTTTTCAAATTATAGAAAAATGGAAAAATGCTTTTTCTAAAGGAGACATAAAAACTTTTAAAAAAAGATTATCCTGGGATGGATTGACTGAAGAAGCATTAATTGATGCATTATCTTCAACTAAGGAAATTGGCAAAATGCCTGAATGGATCGAAGTTTTTAAAAAAGCTATCGATATTTTTCCCGAAGCTGTAAATATGTATCATAATGAAATAAATCCCGGTTTTTTTTTAGAAAAAGAAACTATAGTTTTTCCTGAGCTTATTTTTTCTTTTTTTAAAATTGCTAAGGATGACTTGATAAAAAAAGTTGGTAATGGCATAAAAATTCTTTCGGAAGATGCTTGGAATTCTATATGTTTTCAGCTTTTTAAAGAAATGTCAGGTATATCTGAACTTGCGCTTTATGAATATTTTGAAATTTTTAGGAATTCCAAAAAGGATTGTTCCTATAATGATTTCATCGGAAATTTTTTCAACGAAGGATATAAAAAATTCTTTTTGGAATTTTCTGTTTTAGCAAGGCAATTATGCAGGCTTGCTGAAACATGGTCTGATTCATATTCTGAATTTTTAATACGACTCAATAATGATATAGAGTTTATTGAAAAAATATTTTCTAAAGATATCCCATTAGGTATTATTTCACGATTAGAAACAGGATTATCAGATAGACATGCAAATGGACGCAGAGTCATAATTCTAACTTTTTTGTCGGGAACAAAAATAGTTTATAAGCCAAGAGACATAGGTCAAGAATATACTTTTAATGCTTTTATAAATTTTGCTGAAAAGAAAGGTTTGCAAAATATTCCACCATCTTTGAAAATTCTTTCTTATAAAGGTTACGGGTGGGTGGAATATATAAAACAGAGTTCCTGTAAATCTGAATCTGAAATTGAAGATTATTATAAAAAAGCAGGAGTACTTTTAGGATTAACTTACGTTTTTTGCGGAAACGACTGTCACATGGATAATGTTATTGCAACAGAAAAAGGTCCTTTTCTTATTGATATAGAATCGTTTTTTCAACCTTTAACTATAAATGTGGTAGATGGTATTGATAAAACTGCTATTGATAAGGCAAAAGAACAGATAGATGCATCAGTTCTTAATACAGGATTATTAACCTATTCCGAACCTGATAACGAAGGAAAATTTCATGATGCAAGTGGATTTAGGGGTAGGGGAGGGCACTTATGTTACAATAAAAAAAGACAATGGATTAATCCAAATACTGCTGAGATGACGCTTGAATATGAATCTACAAAAGTAAAATCAATGCAAAATATCGCAATGTTAAATGGAGATATAAAAAAGGCCGAAGATTATGGAAATTTAATTGTGGAAGGTTTTGAAGAATCTTATAATTTTTTTCTTAAAAACAGGAATGAGCTTTTATCTGAAAATTCTTTTTTAAATAATTTTGGAAATAGTGAAGTAAGGCTTATTTTTAGGCCTACTGATCATTATGCCCTTTTTCTCCATGCGATTACTACTCCAAGATTTCAAAAAGACGGCATTGATGCGAGTTTTATAATTGAATCAATGGCAAGAATATTTCAATTTTCTCCCCAAAGACCACTTTTATGGCCTTTATTTATACAAGAAAGAAGTTCCCTTGAAAATCTTGATATTCCACGTTTTACAGTTCAAGCTGACAAAAAAGAAATAATATCATCAAGCGGAGAGATTGTTTCAGGATATGTTAGTGCGTCAGGGATTGACAGAGTAATGGCCAAGATAAAATCTTTAGATAATATTGATTTAAATAGGCAAGTTGAACTTATACAGTCAATTTTATTTGATGTTGAAGATGATCATGCGAAATCTTCTGGCTCTTATGGAGCTATGAAACCTATTTCATATAAAAAAACAGAATCTTTATCTGATGAAGATATTTTAAATTATTCTAAGTTTATAGCCGATCAAATCATTGAAAGAGCTATAAAAGGTGCTGATGGAACAGCAACATGGATCGCCCCAGCTTATATAAAGCCTGAACAGCAATCTGATAGGGGTATTTCCTATTATTTATATGACGGAGTCTGTGGCATTGCTTTATTTTTAGCATCAATGGCTAAAATTACTCAAGAATCTAAGTATTCAAATATGGCATATTCAGCATGTATGCCTGTAATAAAAGCTATTGAGAGCGGAATAGTTAATAGGCTTATTGAGCATGAGTCAATTGGAGTTTGTAATGGGCTTAGTTCAATCATATATAGTTTAGCTTATATATACAGGCTGTTAAAAGATGATAGATATCTTAAGATTGCGCAACAAATAGCGCCATTGATTACAGAAGAAAGAATTAAGAACGATAAAAGACTTGATATTGAAGGAGGATCTGCTGGGGCTATAATAGGGCTTCTTTCTCTTTATGAGCTTGATAATAATTCTGCATATATTGAAAAAGCAAATATTTGCGCAAAACATTTAATTTCGAAAAGTAAATTAATTAATGCGTATCAAAGGGGATGGCCTAATAATGAAGGAGTTATGCTTGCAGGTATGGCTCACGGAGCATCAGGTATTGCGATGGCTCTTTTGCGGTTATTTAAGGTTGTTTTAGATGAGGAGCTTTTGAATGTTGCAAAGCAGGTTTTGAATTATGAACGATCTTTATTTTCCGAGAAAAAATTAAACTGGCCTGTTCTCCACAAAACGTCAGATGGACAAATAGATTCTTCAATGTTTATGTCAGCTTGGTGTCATGGGTCAGCTGGGATTTGTCTTACTCGATTAGATGCTTTAGATGTTTTCAAGCAGGATGAACTTTTAAAAGAGGACATTAATAATGCTATAGAAAATATTTTAAATTTTGGTTTTGCTCCAGTTGATCATCTTTGTTGCGGCAACATTGGCAGAGCTGAATCTTTATTTTATGCTGGTCAAGTATTAAATGCTCCAGATATATCTGAAAAAGCTCGAAAGATTATCACAATAGCAATTGAAAGGGCTAAAGAAAAAGGTTTTTGGGGTCTTAGACTGAAAGTATGGGAGAATAGATGTTTTCAACCCGGTTTTTTCAGGGGACTTTCGGGTATAGGTCATTCCATGCTAAGGATTGCTTATCCTGATTTATTACCATCTGTTCTAAATTTTAAATGA
- a CDS encoding NHLP leader peptide family RiPP precursor has translation MAEKVTRGEMEDIIRGFAMKDPAYKKLLLENPKELVSRQMGQQLPDWLKVKVIEETEDTMYFVLPYQKKK, from the coding sequence ATGGCTGAAAAAGTAACAAGAGGGGAAATGGAAGACATTATCAGAGGTTTTGCTATGAAGGATCCAGCATACAAAAAATTGTTATTAGAAAACCCAAAAGAACTCGTTTCCAGGCAAATGGGACAACAACTTCCAGATTGGTTAAAAGTCAAAGTTATTGAAGAAACAGAAGATACAATGTATTTTGTTCTTCCTTATCAAAAAAAGAAATAA